The Desulfatiglans anilini DSM 4660 sequence GGCCGAGAGCTTGAGGGTTCCCCCTTCTCCCATGGCCTCCAGACCGTTTCCTACGATATTCAACAAGACCTGCTTCACCTTGTCAGGGTCGCAAAGGATCGTGAGCGGCTCCGCGCCCCCCTCGAGAACGAATCGAAATTTTCCCGGCGGATGCAGGGCGGACATCACTCCTGTGACCTCCTTCAGCAAGCTGTTGATGTCCGTCGGTTTTTTTACCAACCGGTACTGCTTGGTAAAATCCCCCAGGTCTGCGACGAGCCGCTCCAACCGGCCGATCTCTTCAAAGATCAGATCCAGCTTGCGGACCGCCTTTTCGTCGGAGAGCGTCTCGCGGATCTGGCGGGAAAACCCGCCGATGATCATCAAAGGATTCTTGATCTCGTGGGCCACCTGCGCAACCGTCTGCCCGACCGCAGCCAACCGTTCATTCTGAAGAAGCTTTTTCTCCATCTGCCTCTTTTCGGAGATATCGCGGAGGATTGCCGTATAGGTCGGTTCGCTCTCTATCAACTGATAGGAAATCCCCATCTCGACGGGAAAGGATTCGCCTCCTTTTCGAAGGGCCGAGAGGGACAAAGGCCTCCGCAGGTGCTTCGGCCTCTTCGCCGAAAGAAACCGTTTCAGTTCGTGGTAATCTTCCGCCTGCTGCGGGGGAATGAACAGGCCGATTTCTTTTCCGAGCACCTCCCGGCGGCTGTACCCGAAAAGCCGGCAGGCGGCGTCGTTGAAGTGGATGATCCGCTGATCGGCATCAAGGCTGAGGATCGCATCGGTCGCCGTCTCGAGGATGATGCGGAATTTTCTCTGGGATGCCTTGACCCTTCGGACCAACTGGCGGCGTGCGGTTTCATCCCGAGTAATCTGCACAAAATACCGGGAGGCATCGCCCTGGCCGCGCACGGGATAAACGAGGCGGACGATCTCACGCATCCTCTCACGCCGCCTGTCGAACACCCGGTTGACGATCTCGACCCGCTGGTCCGACTTGCGGGCACGCTCCAAATGACAGACATCCGTCCGGCACGCCTGTTCGCTGCAAAACCCCGAAGCGACCTCGTAGCACTTGCGGCCGATCACCTGCTCTTTCGGCAAACGCAAACGTCTCAGGAAGCTCGGATTCGCGTCACGGATCACAAGATCCGCGTCCACCACCATGATCTCTTCCTGAATCCCTTCAAACAAGGTTTTCAGAACCAGATCACTGACCCCGGCGCCCTCCATGTCGGCGGCTTCATCACCGGGAAGGCGCTCCGGCATCTCGGTTGCGGATGAAAAAACTTTATCATTTTCATCACTCATGATGCATCGGCCCCACTCTCGGGCAGTAAAAAACATACCGCCGGCCGAGGATGTCAAACATGGTATCGGTGCCCTCACGAATCCGCTGGTAAAGTTCCTTCATGGTGGCGGCGCGATTCAGGGCCGCCCGATAAACAGATGCATCGTGCAAAACACGGTCGATGGGCAACAGCACTTGATCGAGCGGCCCATACCAATGGAACTGCAGCAGATCCTTCAACTCGAAGACCTTGCGGTACAGATCCCTCAGGATGTCGGTTCGCAGGATGGGGTTCACCTGGTTGATCAGGCAATCCAGAAGGCCGACAAGATAATAGGCCTCCCGCATCCTCCCCTCCTCTCCCCGGAGGCCGCACATCCCCCGGATCGTATATCCCACACCTCCCTTCAGGGTGAAATGGGGCGGCAAATCGCCAACACTGCGGCCCTCCGCGAGATCAGGAAACCCCAGTTCATCCTCCCATCGGTCGGCGACCTCCCGCAGCATCTGGACGAAATGAGACGATTCCCAGTGCGCTTTCCGAAACTCCCACGGCTTGGCGACCAGCGCATTGCGGCGGAGCGGAGCCTTGAGGGGCAATTGTATGAGTTCTCCCATTCCTGTCCTTGTCGGCCCGCTGTGGCCCTCGAACATCCAGGCCCCTGGACGGGCCGCTCGGCCGGCGGCGCCTTGACAGCGTATTGAAACATCCATTGTGCGCAGGCCGTTGAAAACAGCCGGGTGCAAAGCTTTGGAAATTCCGTGGAATGATGCGCCAGGATAAGGGCGCAGCAGTCACGGGATGAGCGCAGCGCAGCTGTCGGACGTTTTTCAACGGTCTGCTAAGGCCGCGGATGATGCTTTTCGTGCACGGCCTTCAGCCGTTCCCGAGTGACATGGGTATAGATCTGGGTGGTCGAGATATCCGCATGCCCCAGCATGATCTGCACCGATCTCAAATCCGCTCCCCCTTCGAGCAGGTGGCTGGCGAAGGAATGACGCAGCACATGGGGAGTGATCTCCTTCTTGATTCCAGCCTGTCGCCCATACTGTTTGATGAGCTTCCAGAAGCCCTGCCGCGACATCCGCCCCCCCCGCATATTGAGGAAGAGATACGGGCTGTTCGGGCCCTTCCGGAGGCTGGGGCGGCCGCCTTGCAGGTAGCCTCGAACAGCCTCGACGGCGCGCACGCCCAAGGGGACGAGCCTTTCCTTGGAGCCCTTGCCCATGGTCCGCAGAAAACCACCCTCGAGGTCCACCAGAAAAGTGCGCAGCTGGATCAACTCTGAGACCCGCAGGCCGGCGGCATAGAGGACCTCGAGCATCGCACGGTCGCGCAGCCCCTTCGGCGAGCGCCCGTCCGGCGCGGCAAGGAGCTTGTCCACTTCGTCAAGGCTCAAGATCTCCGGGAGTTTGCGCCGCATTTTGGGCAGATCCAAGAGCCTTGCCGGATTGCCGGATATCACGCCATGCCGCACCAGATACTTCAGAAAGACCCGGATGGCTGAAACATGGCGGGCGACACTGCGAAAAGAGAGGCCGCGGCCAAGATCGACAAGGTACGCGTTCAGATCATCCTGGGTCAAGCCGCCAAGGTCGAGGCCCCGGCCCCTCAGATACAGGTTGAAACGGCCGAGATCGCGGGCATAAGCCTGAATGGTGTGGTTGGATAGACCCCGCTCGAGCTCCATTTGCATCAGAAACCGGTCAATCCACTGCTCCGCGTCCATACCCGTCACCTTTCGCAGGGGTCCTGATCAAAACTGCCCCAAAAACCGCCTGGTCATCCCTCTTGGATTGCACTCGGTTCCAGGCCGAAAAGATCCTGAATGGCGCCTGACCGGGTCCCTTTCGCCCTCTGCCGTTCAGGGCTCTGCCCCAGCTACCCCCGAAAATCGTAGTAATGCGACTCCGGGGTCAGAATCCTGGCGCCCCCGGCCTCTATCAGCACCATTTCCTCCAGGCGGACACCCCCCTTTCCCGGTAGATAGATCCCCGGTTCGACCGTCACGACCATGCCCTCTTCAAGGGTGACCGGACGCAAGGGGCTGAGCCGGGGGCCCTCGTGGGTGGCCAAACCCACTCCATGGCCCAGGGCATGGCCAAAGAAAGGCCCATAGCCCGCATCGGCGATGATCCGCCGCGCCGCCGCATCGGGAAGATCGCTCCGCACACCCGGCCGGACCTCCTTCAAACCCGCCAGCTGCGCCTCGCGGACGATGGAGTAGACCTTGCGGAATTCCGGCTCGGCCTCGCCGAGAAAAACCGTCCGCGTCATATCCGAGCAATACCCGTTCAGGCGCACGCCCATGTCCAGCACGATCGGTTCGCCCGGCTGCAGCCGCCGGTCGGCAGGGACGGCATGGGGCAACGCGCCGTTCGACCCCGAGGCGACGATCGGCGGGAAAGCGACCCCGTCGGCGCCGGCCTCCGCCGCCATTCCCTCCATCGTCCATGCCACCTTCCGCTCGGTCAGCCCCGGCTTGAGATTTTCGATCAATTCGGTTACGATGGACGCTATCAGTTTGCCGGAAGCTTCCATGGCCGCGATTTCATCTGAATCCTTGACCTCGCGCATGGCCTCGACCAGGCCTCCCAAAGGGGACAGCCCCCCGGATACCTTGCCGTCAAGGGCTTGACTGACCTTATGGTGGAGGCCCCACGTCACCTGGTCCTCTTCGAATCCGAGAAGTCCGGCTCCCATCTCCAGCAGCAGGGACGGGAGAAGGTTGTGAACACCGTTCTTGACCTCGATGATCTCGAAATCGGGCGCTTCGTCCTGCGCCTGCAGGACATATCGGGAGTCGGTCAGGAGCAGGCAGCGGGTCGCGTCGATCAGGAGCGAACCGGAGGATTCGTTGATCTGCGGGTCATCGGCCCTGAAACCCGAGAGGTAACGGCGGTTGTGGGGCTCGGAGATCCAGGCCGCATCGCAAGGGGTCTTTTCACGAAGGCGGCTGCGAAAAATATCCAGGCGTTTTTTGTAAGGGCTGTCAGTCATGGGTGCCTTCAAGGCGCAGGAAGGGTTCGCAGTGGATCTGCACGGTCAAGATTCAAGATAACAAAGAAAAGAGACCAATGCAACGACGGACCTGGAAAGGTCGGAAACCCAAGGCTGAACGTCCTCGTTCCGGACCCGGCGCACGACCTTTGCCCGTATCCGTTTCCGGCCGGCAAAAAAAGACGGACATGCCAGGAATCAGAATTTAACCTTTGAAAGTGCGTCCCAAAGCGAACAAATTAAAGGTTTGAGTGAAACCACCTATCTTGGAAACGATGACACCCTGAGCCAGGACTGAGGCCTTGAAATGCAGGAGTTGAAGATTATTTTGTAAATCCAAGCCTCTGACTCCCATCTGCCCGGAAAGGGGCAGCCAGCAGCATCATTTTCCCCATTTAAGAGCGAGCCTTTTTCCGCATTCGGGAAATCGAGCGTTCGGCTGGAGGCGCCCCTTAAGGCACCCACCAGGCAGAGAGCACCTTGACTCCCGGATCGGCAAAGAAGACCCTTTCCGGATGGGACCGAATCCTAAAACCTTTTCAGCCCTACACGGACTTAACCACTTATGCACGAAGGTCAGATCATCGAATATATCGACCAGGGGAAATTCGTCTGCACGCTGTGTTTACAGGACCGCGGCAGCCGCCTCCATCTCCTGACCGCCTACAACCGCGAAGTCAACCTTTCCCACAAACGGACCCTTCTGGTCTCGAACCGCAGCATCGATCCGTCCCGGCCCCGCGAGGAACTGCTGGATATCCTGAAGCGAACGGAAGAAACCCGCGACAGGCTCAAGCAGGAGATAGACGTCAAATACCTTTGGGAACTGGTCAAAGACGAGGAGGAAAGCTTCAGCCACGGGTATCTGGCGGAGTTGATCTTCGGGGAGGACGTGCGGGACGACCACGTCTCGGCCCTTATGCGCGCCCTCTTCGACGACCACATCTATTTCAAATACAAGGACGGCCGTTTTCTGCCGCAAAGCGAGGAGCGGGTCGAACTGATCATCCGGCAGATGGAGGAGGAGGCGCTGAAGGAAGAGCGCCTTTCCGAGGGCAGTGTCTGGCTGAAGAAAGTCCTTTCAGGGGAACCGGCCGCCCCGCCCGATTGCAGCGGTTTCCTGGTGAATCTTCTCGAGCAGGTGGCGCTTTGGGGTGAGGAGGCGCAGGACCTCAAGTATGCGAAAGAACTGCTCGCCAGGGCCGACATCAGAGACATCCGCCAGGCCCGCAGCATATTGCGGCAAATCGGCATCTGGGAGGAGCACGAAAATCTGGATCTCCTGCGCTCGAGCATCAGGACCGGTTTCAGCGCGGAAGAACTGGCCGCCGCCTCGGAGCTGGCACAGGGGGATTTCGACACCCAAGACCGCGAAGATCTGACCGGCCTCCACACCCTGACCATAGACGGCGCGTCCACTGAGGATTACGACGATGCCCTGAGCCTCGAAAAGGTGGACGGCTTCTACGAGCTGGGCATCCACATCGCCGACGTCGCGGCCATGATCCCCCCGGATACGCTGCTCGATCGGACGGCTGCCGAGAGGGCGTCGTCCCTTTACCTTCCCCGCCGGCAGGTTCCGATGCTGCCTCCCGGCCTCTCACAGGACACCCTGAGCCTCAAAGCGGGATGCGACCGCCCTGCCCTCTCACTGCTCGCGCGGTTCGACGCCGAGGGGAGCCTGGCCGGTTTCACTCTCAAGCCGAGCATCATCCGGGTGAGGGACCAGTTGACCTATGAAAGCGTCAACGCGCAGCTGGAAGGGGACCCCCGCCTGCAGGACCTGCTCCGTCTGAGCCGGCGTTTCCGGGAGGTCCGCCACTCCCAGGGGGCGCTCAACATCTCCCTGCCCGAGGTCGACATCGTCTTCGGCGAGGCAGGAGAGGTCCAGCTCTCGCTCATCGATCAGGACACGCCATCACGCATGATCGTGGCCGAAATCATGATCCTCTACAACTGGCTCACGGCCCGCTTCTGTGTGGAGCACCAGATCCCGACGCTTTTCAGGACCCAGCCGGAGCCGAGCGAGAAGGTTCCCCTGGAAGAGAAAGATTATCTTTTCTACGTCTTTCAGCAGCGCCGCAAACTCGCCCCGCTGCAGATCCAGACCGCGCCCAAGCCGCACTGCGGATTGGGGGTGGACGCCTACATCCAGGCCAGTTCCCCCATCCGAAGGTATCTCGATCTGGTGGTGCAGCGTCAGATCTCGGCATTTCTTCTGGAGCGGGCCTTTCCCTACGACGCCAAAAAGCTGGAAGAAATCCGCCTCTTCACCGATCCGCTGGTCCGGGAGATCGGGAAAATCAAGCGCAACCGCCTCCGCTACTGGATCCTGACCTTCTTCTCGCTCCGCCGCGGGAAAACCTACCGCGCCGTCGTCCTTGACGAACTGAAGAGCAAATACCGCGTCGTCCTGCGGGACACCCAGCTGATCGCCGAGATCAGGAAGGCGGATGGAAAGATCTTCCAAGCGGGCCAGGAGATTCTGGTGACCGTCGGCAAGGCCGACCCCTGGGAGGACATCCTGGAACTCAAAGTGGCCGACAATCAGTGAGCCGGCTGGAGCCTGCCTTGCGCTCAGGGCCTTCCGAACACGCGCTCGAAAATCGTGTCCACATGCTTCAGGTGGTAGTTCAGATCGAAAAGCCCCTCGATCTCCTCCCGTGAAAGGACCTTCAAGATGTCCGGGTCCTCGAGCAGCAGCGATTTGAAATCCTGACCCGTTTCCCAGACCTTCATCGCGTTGCGCTGCACGAGGACATAGGCGGCCTGCCTTTCAAGACCCCTTTCGGCCAACTCGACAAGGACCTGCTGCGAAAAGATGAGCCCTCTCGTCTTGTGCAGATTCTCGAGCATCCGATCCGGATGAACCACCAGCCTGTCGAGGATACCCTTCAGGCGATGGAGCATGTAGTCGATCAGGATCGTGCTGTCCGGGCCGATGACCCGTTCGACGGAGGAATGGCTGATGTCCCTTTCATGCCAAAGCGCCATGCTCTCCAGGGCCGCCAGGGCGTTGGTCCGCACCAGGCGCGCCAAACCGGAGATGTTTTCACAACCGATCGGATTCTTCTTATGGGGCATCGCCGAGGAGCCCTTCTGCCCCTTCGCGAACGGCTCCTCGGCCTCCAGCACCTCGGTCCGCTGAAGGTGGCGGATCTCCACCGCGATCTTCTCGAGCGTCCCGGCCAAAACCGCGAGCGCCGTAAAGTACTGGGCATGCCGGTCCCGCTGGACGATCTGGGTGGAGACCTCGGCCGGCTCGAGGCCGAGCAGTCGACAGGCCCTGGCCTCGACGGACGGCGAAACGTTGGCGAAGGTTCCCACCGCCCCGGAGAACTTCCCGCAGGAAATCACCTTGCGGGCCTGTTCCAGGCGCAGCCGGTTCCGCCGCATCTCCGTGTACCACACACAGAGCTTCAGCCCGAAGGTGATCGGCTCGGCGTGAACCCCGTGGGAGCGCCCGATCATGACGGTCTGCTTATGCTCGCGGGCCCGCCGCTCGATGACCACAGCCAGTTCGTCGACCCCGGCAAGGATGCGATCCATGGCCTCGCGCAGGAGCAGGGCCAGGCTGGTGTCGAGGACATCCGACGAAGTCAGGCCCAGATGGATGAAGCGTGAATCAGGCCCGACGTGCTCGGCCACGTTCGTCAAGAAGGCGATCACGTCGTGCCGGGTCTCCTCTTCGATCTCGAGGATGCGCTGCACGGAGAACCCCGCCTTGCGGCGGATGGTTTCGAGGGCCTCACGCGGGACGATCCCCTCGTCGCTCATGGCCTCACAGGCGGCCAGCTCGACATCCAGCCACTTCGCGTAACGATTCTCGTCCTCCCAGATGCGCCCCATCTCAGGGCGGGTATACCGGCTGATCATGGTGTCGTTCCTCCCCTGTCCAAATTTTCCTTCATGCGGGTTTCATCAATCATCGGCGGGCCAGCCATCCAGCGGACACGCGGCGCAGTTCGGCCGTTTGCCGCAGCTGGTCTTGGCCGTCCGCACGATGAGGGCATGAAACTCATTGTAAAGTGCGGCATCCTGCGGCAGATGGTCCATGAAGCAGGACTGCGTCTCGTCATAGGTCGCCTCCTCGGAAATCAGCCCGTGCCTCCCAAGGATCCGGTGCGTGTAGGCATCCACCACGAAAACAGGCCGTCCGGCCGCGTAAAGCAGGATGCTGTCTGCGGTTTCAGGTCCGACCCCCTTGATGCCCAGCAGCGCCTCCCGAAGCGCCGGGGTCTCCTCGCCGAAAAGCACATCCAGGTCGCCCGCGGCGCGCTGCACGATGAACTCCGCAAGGTTCTTCAGCCGCCGCGCCTTGATATTGTAGTAACCTGCGGGCCGGATCACCTGCGCCAGTTCCTCGAAAGGGACCCGGCAGAGCGCCCCCGCGTCGATCAGCCTCCTCGACTTCAACCCCTCGATGGCCTTTTCGACATTCCGCCAACTCGTGTTCTGCGTCAACACGGCCCCGACCATCATCTCCAGGGGCCCCTCAGCGGGCCACCAGTGCTGAGGCCCGAAGGATTCGGACATCTTCTCGTACATCCGCATCAGGATCGCTTCCATATCCAAATTCCCCGAACCTCCTCGGAGCATTGCTTTCTGGTCAAGCGACTCCAGCCGCCGCGGCCGGCGTCCCCAAAAACGCTGCATCTCAGAAAGCCTGGAAAAATTCTCCTTAAAACGCGTTGGGCCCGCTGGCCGGCCAATCCGGAGCCGCTCGCCAGCATCTTGACAGTCGGGTGAAGATACCGTATTTTAAATGGTTATGTCAACGTCGCCAGGGGACGCCTTTTCCGGCATGCCCCTTACAGCTCACAGGCTTGTAAACACAGCGCCCGGCCATGACGGCCCTTTTTTACGCGAACCCTCGTAAACGTTTTTGCACACAGGATCCGAATTCATGCCGATCGCCCAGCATCTGAACACCACACGCAACATCGGGATCATCGCCCACATCGACGCCGGCAAAACGACCGTGACCGAACGGGTGCTTTTCTACACAGGCCGCCTCCACAAGATGGGGGAGGTCCACGACGGCGAAGCCACCATGGACTGGATGCTCGAGGAGAGGGAGCGCGGCATCACCATCACCTCCGCGGTCACCTCCTGTCTCTGGCACAGCCACACCATCAATGTCATCGACACCCCCGGCCACGTGGATTTTACGGTCGAAGTCGAGCGGGCCCTCCGGGTGCTCGACGGCGCCATCGGCGTATTCTGCGCCGTCGGCGGCGTGGAGCCGCAGTCCGAGACCGTCTGGCATCAGGCCGACCGCTACAAGGTCCCGAAGATCGCCTTCGTGAACAAGATGGACCGGGTCGGAGCCGACTTCAACCGCGTCGTCCGCATGGTTCGAGAGCGGTTGGGCGCCGCCCCGCTCGTGCTGCAAATGCCCTGGGGTGCAGAAGACCGCTTTCGGGGCATCATCGACCTGGTGCGGATGAAATCTGTCATTTGGGAGAACGAAGGCCTCGGAGCGCAATACATTGAAGGCCCCATCCCGCCGGAGCTCGAGGAGGAGGCGCGGGCTCGGCATGAAGAACTGCTGGAGACGCTGGCGGACAAAGACGACGCCGTCATGGAAAAGTACCTGGCCGAGGAGGAGATCCCCGAGGCCGACCTCAAGCAGGCCATCCGCAAGGCTACGATCCAGTTGCAGCTCGTCCCCGTTTTCTGCGGCGCGGCCCTGCGAAACAAAGGCATTCAGCTTCTGCTCGACGGCATCGTCGATTTTCTGCCCTCCCCGCTCGACATCCCGCCGGTCGAAGGCATCGTCCCGGCCACCGGGGAGACTATTCAGTGCCCGCCCAAAGCGAAGGCGCCTGTGTGCGCTCTGCTCTTCAAGGTCATGATGGACCAGGGCCGCAAGATGAGCTACCTTCGGATCTATTCGGGGACGCTCTCGGCAGGCGACACGGTTTTCAACTCGACCCGGAACACCCGTGAAAAGGTCGCCCGCCTGCTCCGGATGCATGCCAACAAGCGCGAGCGGATCGACAGCGCGTCGGCCGGGGACATCGTCGCTGCAATGGGACTCAAGCTGTCGACCACCGGCGACACCCTCTGCGGCGAAAACCACCCTGTGCTGCTCGAATCCATCCGCTTCAACACCCCGGTCATCAGCATCGCCATCGAGCCCAAGAGGGTCCAGGATCAGGACCGGGTGATGGACGGCCTCGCCAAACTGGCCGACGAAGACCCCACGTTCCGCTACCATGTCGATGAAGAAACAGGCCAGACGATCGTCTCGGGCATGGGCGAGCTGCACCTCGAGATCATCCTCGGAAGGCTCAAACGGGAGTTCCTGGCCGAGACGAACCAGGGCAAGCCGCAGGTGGTGTACCGGGAGACCATCACCGAGACCCTCACCCACCGGGAGGTCTTCCACCGCGAACTGGCCGGCCAGGCGTATTACGCGGGCGTCACCCTCGAGATCTCGCCGCTGCCCCGCGGGACCGGGAACCGCTTCGTGGACCGGTGCGATCACCCGGGCTTGACCGACGTCTTCCTGGAGGCGATCCGGCAGGGCGTCGCCGAGGCAGAGGAAAGCGGGGTTCTGATGGGTTATCCGGTCATCGATGTGCAGACGGCAGTCCTCGAAATCGAAATCAAGGAAAACGTCTCGGATGCCATGGCCTTCAAGGTCGCCGCGTCCATGGCCTTCCGTAACGCCTGCAGCCAGGCGGGCCCGCTCAAGCTCGAGCCGATCATGAAGGTGGAAATCCTTGTGCCGGATGAATTTGTGGGAGAGGTCATCAGCGATCTGAACACCCGTCAGGGAAGGATCGAACAGATTCTGAGCGAGGGGGCCGTCCAGGTGTTGACCGCACGCGCACCTCTTTCGAGGATGTTCGGCTATTCAACGGCCTTACGGTCGGTGTCGCAGGGGCGGGCCAACTTCACCATGCAGTTCAGCCACTACGACAAGGCCTGACCAGCCAAGCCGACCGGAGGGGAAAAGCAGGGCCCCTTGCGGGCTAGACCGGCTGAAAACGGGGTTTGCGCTTTTCCAGAAAGGCCCCTACGCCTTCATGACCGTTCGGATGGTCTCCGCATCGGGCAAGCATTTCGCGTTCACGCTCCAGCTGAAGCTCGAAAGGGTTGCCGAAAGACTCGAGCAGAAGCTGCTTCGACGCTGCAAACGAACTCGAAGAACGGGACAGGATATCCTCCATGACCTCCAGCGCACGGGCGACGCTTCGCCCCTGCTCCACGACCTCGGTGACCAGCCCCCATTCCAGGGCCTTGGCGGCATCGATCGGCGCATCGAACGTGACGACCTCCATGGCCCTCGCCAGGCCCACGATGCGTGGCAGGGTGAAGGTCCCGCCGCCGTCCAGACTCAGGCCGTTGCTCGTGTAGGCCTGCCGCAGCACCGCGGATCGGTCCATGATACGGAAATCGCAGGCCAGCGCGAGCGAGAACCCGCCGCCTGCAGCCAGTCCGTTCAGTGCGGCGATCACGGGTTTGGGCATCCGCCGCATCTCGAGGATCGCCTGGTGAAAGCGGGCCGCCAGTTCGTGGAAGGCGGCGCCGTACCGTCCATTGTACCCGGCGATCCAACGCAGGTCCCCTCCGGCGCAGAAGGCCTTTCCATGACCGGTGACGATGAGCCCGCGGACGTCTTCCCTGCCGGCCAGTGCGACCAGTTCGTCTGCGAGGCGTTGAACCATGGGCAGGTCGAAGGCGTTATAGGCCTTCGGGCGGTTCAACTCCAGAATACCGACGCCGTTTTGCACCTCCAGCATCACATCAGCCGCTGATGTCCCCATAGATTCGGAATGTGCGTCTTCATTCACGATTCCCGTCTCCTTCCTCAAACATAGACTCGTTTCCATCCGGAAATGGTCATTTTTGCCAATCTCGGCGTTAATCTGGACGTTTGCTTGTGCGGCGACCTACAGGTCGCCTCAGCACAAACGCTTGATTTCCTTGATATTGGCGAAAAATCCTCATTTCCGGACTGGAAACTGGGTTGTACCGGGAAATCATTTCCGGATGGGGAGTAGCCTCATACCGCAGAAGCGAGCACATCCGCGGCATTCCCTCCGGTAATCCGCTGCAGGGCCTCATCCGAAAGCCCGGCCGCCTTCATCTCCGCCAGATATCGGGGTGGTTTCAGCAGGGGGTAATCGCTGCCGAGCAGGATCCGATCGTAGCCGATGATCTCCCCGGCGATCCGGTAGATGGCCGGCTCATACAGATAAGGCGAGGCCGCCGTGTCGAACCAGACGTTGGCCAACCGCTCCCGGACCTCCTTTTTCATGAGGGCGTAGAAAAAGATCCCCCCGCCCCAGTGCGCCAGAACGATTCGGTTTTCCGGATAGGCCGCGAGGAAGGCATAAACCTCCGCCAGGGTCATCGGCGCCTTTCCGGGATAGGAGTGGCCGACAGGCTCGTTGACGTGCATAAGCAGCGGGGCGTCGTGTACACGGCAGATCTCCATAACCTCCGACAAACCGTGGGTCACCGCCCTGGTCAGACCTCCTCCGTAGACGGCCAGTTCGCCGATCCCCCTCAGCCCGGCGGCAAGACACCTCTCCGCCTCGCGGGCCGCCCCCGGGGCCGTCGGAGAAAAGCAAGCGAAGCCGATCAAACGGTCTGGATAACGCTCTACGGCCTCCATGATGTAATCATTGTGGGCCTTGTAAAACGCTTCCCTTTCCCAGGGAAATCCGAAGACCACCGATTTCCGGATCCCTCCTTCATCCATGGCCTGGATGATCTCTTCGGCCCCGACCAGCCTGGCGTTCGGTGATGCGTAAAGGGTTCGAAATCCATCCTCGCCTTCGAAAAGCGGGGTCCGGTCCCGCGCGAACTCCGGAGGAAACAGATGTGTATGGAAATCGATCATGGTTCCAGCAGCGGTTTGAGCGCCCTCCGCAGGGCCTCGGGGTTGTAGCCGACCACCTTGTCCCGGATCCTGCCGTTCCGGTCGATGACGAACATCGTCGGGATCGCCGGGTTGTCTTCCGTGAAATAGGCCTCGATCACCCGGTCGTTGTAGCGGACGATCGGGTAGTTGATCTTGTGTTTTTCGCTGAAAGCCTTGAGATAGGCGTCCTTGAACTGGCGCTTGTCGTCCACGGAAACGCCCAGGATCACCAGACCGTCCTCCTGGTGGTCCCGCTGCAACTTCACGAGTTCAGGGATCGAAATACGGCACGGAGGGCACCAGGTCGCCCAAAAATCCAGGAGCACGATCTTGCCGCGGTACTGCTCCAGAGTCACCTCTTTTCCATTTAGATCCGGCAGAGAAAAAGAGGGCGCCGCGATATCCGCCCCGGCTTCGGATTGAAACGGAACACCGAGCAGGCAAAGCACCAGTATACCCAGCAGCACCCTGAACGTTTCGACCTTTTTCAACATGAATCCCCCTTTTTAACGGGCCTGATCCTGGCCCCCAGTCTGTTTCGGTCATTTGCCATGCCAGGCGGCCTTCGGGGACACCCGCCAGACACATGAAGCATCGCTCAATCGCGTTATTTTAGGCATCCCGCTTCCATAAAGCAACCTTTCAAGAACATCTCGAAGGGCTCGCGGCCCTGCCTCAACCGCGCCGAAAGCGTCCCCGGCC is a genomic window containing:
- a CDS encoding ATP-binding protein; amino-acid sequence: MSDENDKVFSSATEMPERLPGDEAADMEGAGVSDLVLKTLFEGIQEEIMVVDADLVIRDANPSFLRRLRLPKEQVIGRKCYEVASGFCSEQACRTDVCHLERARKSDQRVEIVNRVFDRRRERMREIVRLVYPVRGQGDASRYFVQITRDETARRQLVRRVKASQRKFRIILETATDAILSLDADQRIIHFNDAACRLFGYSRREVLGKEIGLFIPPQQAEDYHELKRFLSAKRPKHLRRPLSLSALRKGGESFPVEMGISYQLIESEPTYTAILRDISEKRQMEKKLLQNERLAAVGQTVAQVAHEIKNPLMIIGGFSRQIRETLSDEKAVRKLDLIFEEIGRLERLVADLGDFTKQYRLVKKPTDINSLLKEVTGVMSALHPPGKFRFVLEGGAEPLTILCDPDKVKQVLLNIVGNGLEAMGEGGTLKLSARRERRGARIEISDTGRGIPEGDLERIFEPFYTTRHKGLGLGLSICFKLVEAHGGDISVFSHSGQGTTFSIFLPGA
- the xerD gene encoding site-specific tyrosine recombinase XerD; the protein is MDAEQWIDRFLMQMELERGLSNHTIQAYARDLGRFNLYLRGRGLDLGGLTQDDLNAYLVDLGRGLSFRSVARHVSAIRVFLKYLVRHGVISGNPARLLDLPKMRRKLPEILSLDEVDKLLAAPDGRSPKGLRDRAMLEVLYAAGLRVSELIQLRTFLVDLEGGFLRTMGKGSKERLVPLGVRAVEAVRGYLQGGRPSLRKGPNSPYLFLNMRGGRMSRQGFWKLIKQYGRQAGIKKEITPHVLRHSFASHLLEGGADLRSVQIMLGHADISTTQIYTHVTRERLKAVHEKHHPRP
- a CDS encoding ribonuclease catalytic domain-containing protein, giving the protein MHEGQIIEYIDQGKFVCTLCLQDRGSRLHLLTAYNREVNLSHKRTLLVSNRSIDPSRPREELLDILKRTEETRDRLKQEIDVKYLWELVKDEEESFSHGYLAELIFGEDVRDDHVSALMRALFDDHIYFKYKDGRFLPQSEERVELIIRQMEEEALKEERLSEGSVWLKKVLSGEPAAPPDCSGFLVNLLEQVALWGEEAQDLKYAKELLARADIRDIRQARSILRQIGIWEEHENLDLLRSSIRTGFSAEELAAASELAQGDFDTQDREDLTGLHTLTIDGASTEDYDDALSLEKVDGFYELGIHIADVAAMIPPDTLLDRTAAERASSLYLPRRQVPMLPPGLSQDTLSLKAGCDRPALSLLARFDAEGSLAGFTLKPSIIRVRDQLTYESVNAQLEGDPRLQDLLRLSRRFREVRHSQGALNISLPEVDIVFGEAGEVQLSLIDQDTPSRMIVAEIMILYNWLTARFCVEHQIPTLFRTQPEPSEKVPLEEKDYLFYVFQQRRKLAPLQIQTAPKPHCGLGVDAYIQASSPIRRYLDLVVQRQISAFLLERAFPYDAKKLEEIRLFTDPLVREIGKIKRNRLRYWILTFFSLRRGKTYRAVVLDELKSKYRVVLRDTQLIAEIRKADGKIFQAGQEILVTVGKADPWEDILELKVADNQ
- a CDS encoding M24 family metallopeptidase → MTDSPYKKRLDIFRSRLREKTPCDAAWISEPHNRRYLSGFRADDPQINESSGSLLIDATRCLLLTDSRYVLQAQDEAPDFEIIEVKNGVHNLLPSLLLEMGAGLLGFEEDQVTWGLHHKVSQALDGKVSGGLSPLGGLVEAMREVKDSDEIAAMEASGKLIASIVTELIENLKPGLTERKVAWTMEGMAAEAGADGVAFPPIVASGSNGALPHAVPADRRLQPGEPIVLDMGVRLNGYCSDMTRTVFLGEAEPEFRKVYSIVREAQLAGLKEVRPGVRSDLPDAAARRIIADAGYGPFFGHALGHGVGLATHEGPRLSPLRPVTLEEGMVVTVEPGIYLPGKGGVRLEEMVLIEAGGARILTPESHYYDFRG